The DNA sequence GCCACACATTCCCGTTCCATCTACCATGAGTGGATTAAGGCTCACCATTGTTTTGATTCCGTGAGGTCTTGTTGCCTCTGCACAGCCTTTCATCATGGTAGGCGGACCTATCGCTATGACTTCATCAATATCAGAATGTCTCGCAATCGCTTCTTTAATTCCTTCTGTGACAAATCCCTGTTTGCCTACAGAGCCATCATCCGAGCAGATGATAAATTCATCACACCAGGCTCTAAATTTATCTTCCCAGAAAACTAAACTTTTATTTCTAAATCCAATTACACCAATTACATAAGCCCCTGCTTCTTTAAATCCACGTGCCTGCGGAAATATCGGAGCCACGCCTAAACCACCGCCAACGCATACTACCTTTTTGGCGTGACTGATAGGACTTGGAATTCCCATCGGACCTACCATACCATAAAGCGTAGTTCCAACTTTACATTCGTTTTGCATTTGCTTGGTTGTTTTTCCGACTGCTTGGATGACTAAAGTAATCGTTCCCTTTGTTCTATCAAAGTCTGCGATGGTGAGAGGAATTCTTTCGCTGTGCTCGTTTAACATCACGATCACAAATTGCCCGGGCTTAGCAGCCTTCGCCATGAGTGGATGAAGAATTTCCAGTAAATAGGTTACCTCTGAAAAATCTTCTCGAGTTATAATTTCAAAATTGGACATTACTACCCTCCGATTACTTTATGCGTGTAATCTGATATTGAATTCGAAAAATACTGAATGCTTTGTTTTAATATATTATACTGATTTCCATTTTTCTAGCTTTTAAAATAAAAATTAAGAATTGGCAGGATGATATTTATCATATTGTATTTATTCTTTTCTTTTACAATTTAGCTAATCTGAATTGGATTAGATTTCGAGTCGATATGTGCTCATTGCTGTATAGGATCAGGCAAAAAAGGAAAGGGTAAACAACGCAGAAAGGGAAATGAATTCTTGTCTAGCGGCTAATGCCAATCACTCTGTGGTTAATTGGAATTAGCTGTGTGTTACGGCAACTAAGTCTTCCCTAGCAAGATTTCTTTTTATAAGTATAAAAATATATACCAAATCAAAGAAAGCAATCAGACTTCCTAGAACAAGTATGAAAAGATTAGGAGCACCAAAAGCTTCCAATCCAACTACCCCAACTAAGATTGTCGGAGTAAGTGTGCCGATGAATTTATTGACTGCGATATTTAAACTTTGTCCTTCAGCTCCCCGTCTTTGCACATACATACCAATAAACAATAAGGACATTGCTAAGTTTTGTAAAAAGGCTGAATAAGAACCACCTTTAACCAAACCAAATTCTACGACAAAAAAGTATTGAATGATGTAGGAAGTAATTAATACCAAGACACTCCAGATTATAAATATCTTCCTAGATAAGAAATCTGGAAAATTTTTTTGACCATTTTTACTTGATGGAAGCTGATCCATTCGTTGTTCGCATCTTTCAGCGCCTCTTAAGCTAAATTTTTATACTATCATATCAGAAATCAAACAAATACGCATTAACAAATGTTAATTTTTTTGTTCCCAAACTCGTTTTCGAATTCGACTAAGTGACACTGGAGAAATTCCCAAATAAGAAGCAATATAATGCTGTGGAATCCTATTTGGAATACGAGGTTCCATTTTTATCAAAGCACGATAACGATCTTCGGGACTTTCTTTAATTCGAGATAAAAATAGATGGGTATATCTAGATAGCCTCTGAAACAGAAACTCAATCAAGTGGTCTTTTGTATCTGGAAATTTAATAAATATCGACATCAAATCTTGCTTATTAATTTTTAATAACTTTACAGGCTCGATTGTTTCTAAAGTAAAAAGACTGGGAATACCAAAGCGGAAACTTTCAAAGGAAGTTACAATCTCATTTTCAAAGAAAAACTGGAAAGTTATATCTTTTCCTTTATCATTAAACCATAATCTCAAACATCCTTCCTTCACAAAATAAAGGTATTGAGACACATCGCCTTCGTTCAGTAAATTAGTTTTTGATGGGTAGGATACTTCAAAAAATAAATTCTCGATCTCCTTCCATTGCTTTTCCAAATTAGGAATTCTTTCTTTAAGTTCATTAATTAATGGTGGTAATTGCATTTGTTTGCCTAAAAGAATATATCGTTTAAATTGCGCCTAACGTTTAGAGTATCCGACGAGAACAACATCCAAACATAGTTCACTCTCTTAGCGGCTACTCTTTGTGTTATGCGGTGTTTTAGGTGCGCATACTCCTAAGAAGCCTTAACGAAAGCTTTTAGCAATTACCAGCCTCGACACGATAGCTCCAGCGTCGAGTGTAATACTTACTCCATTACTCAATACGATTCTTTTTATATTTCGGGTTTGCAAAGTTGCTTGTCAATTCTATTCTGCAGCAATTTCCGCAAATCCAACGTTAGGCGCGTTATAAAAAATTACTTATTTATCTTACTAGTGAAGAGGCTAATTTGAATCCAAAATCTCCCATAAATTCTCTTCCACAAATTAAAAGCTTAAAGCAAAAATGTATTGTCTTTCTCACATAAAGAGATCTTTTGAACTAAACGGAGTAAAATTTTAAGGATTAGTCAGGACGGAAGATACATTGCCTACCGAGCACATCTTGCGGACTTGCAGTCTTCTAAACGTTCTCCGATTCAAAGAAGGAGTAATACTGTATGATGAAGTGGCTAATATCATTATTCTCAACTAATAAGGAAAAGCAATTACTTCCGTCCGATCTGCATTATGCGTGTGGAGAAGAAGGAAGCATTGAGACTTTAGCAAAACTCTTAGAATCAAAACCAGACTTAGAAAAAAAAGATGCTCAGAGAAAAACTCCCCTCTTCTGGGCAATTGAAAACGGAAGACTGGACTGCTTCGAACTTCTTTTACAATCCGGAGCAAATCCAAATGCTCAGGATGAAGACGGAGTGACCTGTCTTAATATTGCTCTATCGTCTAACGGTCTCTCTGAATTCTCAGATGCTCTTAAGCGATTCAATGTAGACCCTACTATCAAGGATAAGCATGGTAAGCTTTACTTGATGTAAAGCTTTGGGGACGAGACAGTATTTTCTCATCAACTCTAATCTTACGAAGTAGGCAAAGTTTCTCGTTCTAGAAATTTGCATTCAACTTCTCCCATAATTCTCTCCCATTCTATCCTACAAATTAAAAGCTTAAAACAAAATTGGACTTTCGTCTCTCTCATAAAAAGATGTTATGAACTAAGACAAGAACGAACTTGCCTGAAATAAAACGTTATTCTTTCCTAACTTTCTAATGCTTCTCATTTCTGGCAATAGGAATTATGCAGCCGAATTCGATTTTTTCTCAATTCCAATTCTAAATAATATAAAACATAAAATGGCTGTGATCGGTGTGCCTAATAGTGTTTCTACCATGGTTTTGGCGACCAAGTTGCCTATCGTATTGATAAAAAATACAACACAAAGAATCCAAATCAATGATTCTACAATTAAATTACTTTGCGTAGTTTGAATATGTTTTCTTTTTAATACTATAACCCAATAACATAATAACTGAACTACCAAGGAAATTATTTCAAAGACTAATA is a window from the Leptospiraceae bacterium genome containing:
- a CDS encoding sulfide/dihydroorotate dehydrogenase-like FAD/NAD-binding protein — protein: MSNFEIITREDFSEVTYLLEILHPLMAKAAKPGQFVIVMLNEHSERIPLTIADFDRTKGTITLVIQAVGKTTKQMQNECKVGTTLYGMVGPMGIPSPISHAKKVVCVGGGLGVAPIFPQARGFKEAGAYVIGVIGFRNKSLVFWEDKFRAWCDEFIICSDDGSVGKQGFVTEGIKEAIARHSDIDEVIAIGPPTMMKGCAEATRPHGIKTMVSLNPLMVDGTGMCGGCRVKIGNEVKFACVDGPDFDGHLVDFDDLMIRLKKYTKEERMAMDHYDKTCNMRKQIDSIAANSDLPK
- a CDS encoding Crp/Fnr family transcriptional regulator, yielding MQLPPLINELKERIPNLEKQWKEIENLFFEVSYPSKTNLLNEGDVSQYLYFVKEGCLRLWFNDKGKDITFQFFFENEIVTSFESFRFGIPSLFTLETIEPVKLLKINKQDLMSIFIKFPDTKDHLIEFLFQRLSRYTHLFLSRIKESPEDRYRALIKMEPRIPNRIPQHYIASYLGISPVSLSRIRKRVWEQKN
- a CDS encoding ankyrin repeat domain-containing protein, encoding MMKWLISLFSTNKEKQLLPSDLHYACGEEGSIETLAKLLESKPDLEKKDAQRKTPLFWAIENGRLDCFELLLQSGANPNAQDEDGVTCLNIALSSNGLSEFSDALKRFNVDPTIKDKHGKLYLM